In one window of Lampris incognitus isolate fLamInc1 chromosome 3, fLamInc1.hap2, whole genome shotgun sequence DNA:
- the LOC130110624 gene encoding placenta-specific gene 8 protein-like, which translates to MANNIVVVQPSMGAPPSAPTIQTWSTGLCDCCDDMSACCYGFWCFPCFACSTSASFGENVCLPLCDILSPAITAYCGLPFCAPPALLSLRVAVRHRYGLQGTICNDILTSCFCELCAWCQIAREIKIRKKTPAISNMQHQSHNVLINM; encoded by the exons ATGGCAAACAACATAGTAGTCGTCCAACCATCAATGGGAGCACCTCCATCCGCACCCACAATCCAAACCTGGAGCACAGGCCTCTGTGATTGCTGTGATGACATGAGTGCTT gttGCTATGGATTCTGGTGTTTTCCTTGCTTTGCCTGCAGCACCTCAGCAAGTTTTGGAGAGAACGTATGTCTCCCCTTATGTGATATTTTGAGCCCTGCCATCACAGCATACTGCGGGCTTCCTTTTTGTGCGCCTCCCGCACTCCTGTCTCTCAGGGTTGCCGTTCGACACAGATACGGACTCCAG GGCACTATCTGTAATGACATCCTGACATCCTGTTTCTGTGAGCTCTGCGCCTGGTGCCAAATAGCCCGTGAGATAAAAATTCGCAAGAAAACCCCAGCTATTTCCAACATGCAACATCAATCTCACAATGTTTTGATCAACATGTAA